A genomic window from Nematostella vectensis chromosome 9, jaNemVect1.1, whole genome shotgun sequence includes:
- the LOC5509462 gene encoding neurocalcin homolog: MGKKQSKLDPNLMSDLIRRTNFDEKELKSWYKGFLKDCPSGYLTEDQFISMYKKVFRQGDATKLAACVFRRFDVNRDGKIDFREFMCSLSVSTRGTMEQKLRWAFSIYDVNGDGFITKQEMFRIVDALYRTAGDNPDTSPGLISQWDELTPEERTLKVFRNFDTDRDGVLSLTEFLEGAKRDKTIALMLGTTDDDDMDY, from the exons ATGGGCAAAAAACAAAGCAAGCTGGATCCAAACCTTATGAGTGATCTTATAAGAAGAACTAACTTTGACGAAAAAGAGCTCAAGTCGTGGTATAAGGGATTCCTCAAGGACTGCCCGAGTGGCTACCTAACCGAGGATCAATTTATTTCCATGTATAAAAAGGTTTTTCGCCAGGGAGACGCCACCAAGCTTGCAGCTTGTGTATTCAGAAGATTTGACGTTAATCGTGACGGGAAAATCG ATTTCAGAGAGTTCATGTGTTCGCTCTCCGTATCCACACGCGGCACGATGGAACAGAAGTTGCGGTGGGCCTTTAGTATCTATGATGTCAACGGAGATGGTTTTATCACCAAGCAAGAGATGTTTAGAATCGTAGACGCACTTTACCGGACAGCTGGAGATAATCCAGACACCAGTCCCGGACTGATTTCCCAATGGGATGAGCTAACACCGGAGGAGCGAACCCTCAAGGTCTTTAGGAACTTTGATACAGACCGAGACGGTGTACTCTCATTAACAGAGTTCTTAGAGGGCGCGAAAAGGGATAAAACTATAGCCCTCATGCTGGGCACTACAGATGACGACGACATGGACTATTAG
- the LOC5509463 gene encoding protein Wnt-4a, translated as MYSLFGLFVVLCLSFWSPVVTIRWLGIRHTSQHTWDKKDCNRIHGFSGKQYKICRRNLPAMLYVTAAVEMTREECQHQFQNKRWNCSTIVKAPQFLPDLKRGTPEAAFVYALSAAALTYSITQACGMKRLKPCKCGTNPKFKHPDGEWGGCHDNIARGMRFSKDFTDAVEAQRMRKHKSMAVALMNLHNNGVGRKAVHSRLEFHCRCHGVSGGCTAKTCIRRLGDFRLVADLLKKRYARIVYVESKTKSKRKARVLKSKRGRRRYTSSDLVALQGSPNYCHKNRKRGTAGTHGRLCDPTKRRGEGSCAYLCCGRGQRTEEVVHEERCECKYIWCCYVKCQTCRKRVRESRCL; from the exons ATGTACTCTTTGTTTGGCCTTTTTGTGGTCCTTTGCCTGTCATTTTGGAGTCCGGTAGTGACAATCAGATGGCT GGGAATTCGACATACATCGCAACACACGTGGGACAAAAAAGACTGCAACAGGATCCATGGATTCAGTGGTAAACAGTACAAAATATGTCGGCGGAATCTTCCAGCCATGCTCTATGTGACAGCAGCGGTCGAGATGACCCGTGAAGAGTGCCAACATCAGTTCCAAAATAAAAGATGGAATTGCTCTACTATCGTGAAAGCCCCACAGTTTTTACCGGATCTGAAGCGAG GTACCCCAGAGGCTGCGTTTGTGTACGCTCTGTCAGCCGCTGCCCTCACCTATTCCATAACGCAGGCGTGCGGCATGAAGCGCCTCAAGCCCTGCAAGTGTGGCACCAACCCCAAGTTCAAGCACCCCGATGGCGAATGGGGCGGTTGCCATGACAACATAGCTCGGGGCATGCGCTTTAGCAAAGACTTCACGGACGCGGTGGAAGCTCAGCGCATGAGGAAACACAAATCGATGGCCGTGGCTCTGATGAACCTGCACAACAATGGAGTCGGCAGGAAG GCCGTGCACTCCCGTCTTGAGTTCCACTGCAGGTGTCATGGCGTTTCCGGTGGCTGCACAGCCAAGACCTGCATCCGGCGCCTGGGCGACTTCCGCCTGGTGGCGGACCTCCTCAAGAAGCGCTACGCGCGCATTGTGTACGTAGAAAGCAAAACGAAATCCAAGCGCAAAGCGCGCGTCTTGAAATCCAAGCGCGGACGGCGTCGTTATACGTCAAGTGATCTGGTGGCGCTCCAAGGGTCGCCTAACTACTGCCACAAAAACAGAAAGCGTGGAACGGCGGGGACGCACGGAAGGCTGTGTGACCCGACTAAGAGAAGAGGAGAAGGGAGCTGTGCGTATCTTTGTTGCGGGCGAGGACAGAGGACTGAGGAGGTGGTACATGAGGAGAGATGCGAGTGCAAGTACATATGGTGTTGCTACGTCAAGTGTCAAACCTGCCGGAAACGGGTACGAGAAAGTCGATGTTTGTGA